One uncultured Carboxylicivirga sp. genomic window, ATATTTGGCTGGGAATGTAGGGTTTATGGATGTTAGAAGTTAGAAATTAGGTTTTATGAGTTAGGTTTTAGAATGTATGAATGTTAAGATGTTGAATCTGTTTATTTATCATACATTCTATTGGTCTGATAGTTCAAAAATCTAACCTCCTATAAAACTTTTAACTTTTGCCTTTTGAATTTTAATTTTGGAAATCTTACTCGTCCGAGAAGTGAATCAATACACGACGGTACACTGAGAAAATCTTTGATTTGGAAACAAAACCCAGATACTTACCATTTTCGCAAACGGGAAGATTCCATGCCCCTGTTTCTTCGAATTTCTTCATCACGTTATCCATGTTTTCGTCATGTTCAATTACGGCTGGTGGTAATTCCATTAACTCTTCAACGGTAGTTTCGTTGTATAGATCGTGATTGAAAATAATACTACGTATATCTGATAAAGTAATATAACCTTTCAACTTATCGGCATGATCAACAACAGGAAAAATATTTCGTTTCGACTTGGAAACCACTTTTGTTAAGTCTCCCAAAGTCATCTCAGGATAAACGGTTTTGAACTCTGTTTCCAATACTTTATCAAGACGCATCATTGTAAGTACCGCCTTGTCTTTATGGTGTGTGATTAATTCACCTTTTTGAGCCAGTCGTTTGGTATAAATCGAGTGCGGCTCAAAGTACATAATGGTGAGGTAAGCAATGGTTGAAGTAATCATCAAAGGAATAAACAATCCATAACCATTGGTAATTTCAGCAATCAGGAAGATAGCAGTTAAAGGAGCATGCATCACACCGGCCATTAATCCAGCCATACCCACAAGGGTAAAATGTGAAGTAGGTAGATTAACAAAACCAAGCGTATTGGCTAATCGTGCAAAGAAATATCCGGTAACACCACCCATGAATAGAGTAGGAGCAAAAATGCCACCAATACCACCACTACCAGTGGTTACGGCAGTAGCAAATACTTTAAAAATGATAAGCAGAGCAAGAAAACCCAGTAAAGCCCAGATGTTGTCATGCAAGGGATAAAACAAACTCTCGTTAAGTACCTCTGCACTGTTACCATTCAATAATTCGGTTATGGTATGATAACCTTCACCGTAAAGAGGAGGAAACAAAAAGATTAGAAGACTTAGTACTGCACCACCAGTAATCCATTTTGTAAAAGGGTTTTTTATAACTCCAAGGTGCTTTTCAACTCCCATTACACCTCTTGTAAAATAGAGCGAAATAAATCCGGCAGCGATTCCCAATCCTGCGTAATATGGTATGTTGTTCAAAAGAAAAGGAGCCTCCAATGCAAAGGTAAATTCAACTCCTTTACCAAGAAAAAAGTAGGCCACAGTGGCCGATGTTACCGCTGAAATCAATAGCGGAACAATGGATGCCATAGTTAGGTCGAGCATCAATACTTCCAGCGTAAAAACCAGGCCGGCAATAGGTGCTTTAAAGATACCGGCAATAGCACCTGCAGATCCACAACCGACCAAAAGAACGATGGTTTTGGTATTCATCCTGAATAATCTTCCCAACGTAGAACCAATAGAAGCTCCGGTTAATACGATAGGTGCCTCAGCCCCAACTGATCCACCGAACCCAATGGTAAATGAACTGGTTAGAATTGATGAATAATTATTATGGGTTTTAATATGACCGCCTCTTTTGGATATGGCGTACAGAATTTTACTGACACCATGTCCTAAGCTGTCTTTAATCACATATTTTACAATGATAAGAGTGATGAAAATACCAATAATCGGATAGGCCAGATAGAGGTAATTCATGTGCTCAACCTTGAAATTGTTTGTCAGTAATGTTTGAATGAAGTGAATAGCATTCTTTAATATGACAGCAGCCAATCCACTGAAAATTCCAACCAACAAACTCAAAATAAGAATAAAATGTTTCTGATTGATATTCTTAACTCTCCAAACCAAAAATTGCCCTAATAATTGATTGACCTTCTTCATAATGGCCGCAAAAGTAATATAATAATACTGAATTGATTTTAAAACTATGGGAATTTTCAGTTAATCCTGGATATTGGTACTGTTATACGGATTTAAAAAATGATTTCTGATTAAATAAGAAAGTTAGTCCATTTTAGGCTCTATTTCTGCCCAGTTTTCTTTACGGGCAATTCTGCTTACCTGCATTTCGCTAACGCAAAATAGTTTTGCAATCAGGTTTTGTTTGACACCTTTTTCAAGCATTCCTTTGATTACAGCAACGTCATCAATGCTTAATTTAGAGCTGGTTACAACCTTGCCTGCTTTTTTGCGAGCTTCCTGAAGAACTTTATGCATACGTTTGTAGCTCTCTTCTTTGGTTACCCACTTAAGATTAGTGTGATAGTTGTTTTGTTTATTCCAGTCAAGGTGAATAACTACGTCCTGCTCAGGATTCGTTTTGTCAACAAAATATTCGGCAGTTAATTTGTGTACCAAATATGACTTTTTCTTACCCTCAACTCTAAGACTAACATTGTAGAATCCTTTGATATTACCCAGCTTTACAATTCGTCCGTTTTCTTTATCGTAACAATAACTTTTTATTCGTCCGTAATTACTGATTTCGTATTTTTTATCTGTAAACGTAAGCTGTTTCCATTGTTCATCTTCAATTTTTCGGAGCTTACGTGTATTTAATTTTGGTTTCATAATTAAAATTTAGGTCAGTGTTAGGTTAAATGATGTACCTAAGAAAATGTTTGACTATTAATAAATTCAGGAAAGAAAGAGTTACTGTTCCCGCTAACTGCTCTTAAGTAATAGCAAAAGTATGAAAAAGCAAATATGAAATCAATATCACACTGTATACTAATTCTGTTAAAAAACGTTAAGTATTAATTAGCAGAGCATTATCTTAACAACATCAATTTTTATAACGGCATTTTCTTCATTTTAATATCTTTGCCCAAAAAAAAGATGTCGCTTGGAATAGATCATGCAGATTTGGAAAAATTTATATTGGTTGGCGATCGTATTCTGATTAAACCAAAGAGTCCGGAGAAAAAGACCAAGACAGGCTTATATCTGCCTCCGGGAGTTCAGGAAAAGGAAAGAATTCACAGCGGATATATTGTAAAGGTTGGACCAGGATTTCCGATTCCTGTGGTCGCAAAATTGGAAGAGCCATGGATGAAAAAAGATGATAAAATAAAGTATCTACCCTTACAGCCAAAAGAAGGTAATTTGGCTATTTATCTTTAGAGAGGAGGATACGAAATTGAATATAAAAATGAAAAGTATGTGATTGTATCACAATCTTCTGTATTGATGTTGATAAGAGACGAAGGATTATTTGAGTAATGGATTTGAATAGAATGGAAAAAGGAGTTAAGACTGGAAAAGAAAATTACTGGAAATCAATAAATGAACCAATTTGGGCACTGGCTCCCATGGAAGATGTTACAGATACTGTTTTTCGTGAGGTTGTTCTGCGCTTAAGCAGGCCCGGGAATGTTCATCTTTTATTTAGTGAGTTTTTATCTACCGATGGTTTTTGTCATCCTGTGGGTAAAGAAAAGGTATTACATCGTTTCTTTATCAATCTGGAAGAAAGAGAATTGGCCCGAGAGATGAATGTGAAACTGGTTGCTCAGATTTGGGGTACTGATCCTGAAAAGTTTTACCAAACAGCTAAATATATAGCAGAAGAAACCGATTTCGATGGTATTGATATCAATATGGGCTGTCCTATGAAAAATATCATCAAAAAAGGAGCCTGCTCAGCATTGATCAATACACCTGATCTGGCCCGTGAAATTATTACGGCAACCAAAGAGGCATCAGATCTGCCATTGAGTGTTAAAACACGTATCGGATTTAAATCAGTTGTAACTGAATCGTGGATAAGCACTTTATTACAATCAGAAATAGATGCTTTGATTGTACACGGTCGAATTCAAAAGATGATGTCTGAGGGTGAAGCAGACTGGACTCAGATAGCTAAAGCAGTAGAGTTACGGAATAAAATAAATCCGAAAATTAAATTGCTGGGTAACGGAGATGTGCTATCTATTGATGACTCAAATCAGAAAGTTAGAGAGTTTGGAGTGGATGGTGTTATGATTGGTCGTGGAATCTTTCATAATCCATGGCTCTATAATCAGGGACATGAGCCCGGCATGGAAGAACGATTGCAAGCATTGTTGTTACACGCTCGTTTGTATGCTAAAACCTGGACAGGTGAGAAAAACTGGTCTATTCTAAAACGATTCTTTAAAATCTACACCAATAGCTTTAAGGGAGCTGCTCATTTGCGCGCCGAACTAATGGAAACTCATGGCATAGATGAGGTTGAAACCATTGTAAAAGAATTTAAGGAAGATGTAAAACGCCGGGAGCAGGAAGCAGAATAGTTTATTCTGTTACTGTTTCTGATTGCCATAGAGGGATTTAACCGGCTGAAATTATAAGCATCAATCTATGAATCTAACAGTCTAGGAGTCTAATGTTCTAATAGTCTCCCGAAAACATCTTTAATTGATTCCGGTAGGCTGTAAATGCATTTGCCCTGGAGATGAAACCAAGGTATTTGCCATGGTCAATAACAGCAATGTTAAAACGACTTGATTTTCGGAACATCTCAACCAGATCTTCCATAGAATCGTCGGGGCTGATGAAATATTCAGGCATATACATCAAGTCTTTAACCATTGTTGTTTTGTATAATTCAGGTTTGAAAATGATTTTCCTGATGTCATCCATTTTTATCATACCGTGCATTCTTCCATTGGAATCAACCACAGGAAATAAGTTTCGGTGAGCATCGGATACAACACTTACCAAATCACCTAAGGTAGCCTTCGGATCAATGGTTGCAAAGTCTGTTTCAATAAGGTTTTTAACCTCCATCATGGTTAAAACAGCCTGGTCCTTATCATGCGTAAGTAATTCTTTACGAGTGGCTAAAAGATGTGTGTAAACCGAGTGTCTTTCAAACGTTTTGGCAGTGGCAAACGAGGCTGTAGCAGTAATCATCAGAGGCAGAAACATTTCGTAACCACCGGTTAAGTCGGCAATCAAAAATAATCCTGTTAAAGGTGCTTGTAGCACTCCTGCAATTAATCCGGCCATGCCAATCAGGGCAAAGTTTTGAATGGGTAATTGATGAAAACCAAGTTTATTTACAATATTGGCAAAGAGAAGACCAGTATTGGCCCCCATAAAAAGAGTAGGGGCAAAAATACCGCCAACACCACCGCTTCCAAAAGTCAGGGAAGTGGCAACCACTTTAAATGCAATAATAACAGACAGTAGTATAAACACTGCCCAAATGCTACCCGACCAATTCTGAAAGATTGTATTTTCGAAAATGAAGCTTGTATTACCGCTTAAGGCACTGTTAATAACATCATAACCTTCGCCGTATAGGGCCGGAAAGAAGAAAAGTAAAATTCCCAGTAATGCACCACCTACAGGCAGGCGAATTCTGTGTTTCTCCAGTTTTTCGAACCATTTTTCCATAAAGATGTAGATTCGAGTAAAATAGGAGGAGACAAATCCGGCAACAATGCCAAGAATAACATAGTATACAAGGTCAATCATCTCATATGTGTGAACCAATTCAAAAGGGTACACTACTTCCTGACCCATAAAAATATAAGAAACAATAACAGCCGAGATGGATGCCAGAAGAATAGGAACAATGGCAGCCAGTGTAAGGTCAAGCATGATTACTTCCAGAGAAAAAACAATGGCTGCAATGGGTGCTTTAAAAATGGCCGACATGGCTGCGGCACAGGCACATCCGAGTAGAAGTTTGATTTGTCGGTAATTTAATCGGAACAGTTGTCCGACATTACTACCGATGGCAGCACCTGTTGAAACCGTAGGCCCTTCTAAACCGACACTTCCACCAAAGCCAACTGTCAGGGCACTGGTAACAATGGAAGAGAACATGTTATGACGGTTCATCTTACCTTCGTTCTTAGAAATGGCATAAAGTACATTGGGTATACCATGCCGAACTGGTCGTCGAATTACATATTTGATAAATAAAACGGTTAAAAATATACCTACTGTGGGTGAAATCAGATAGATATATCCATGTTCCTGCCCCAGATAGGTATGAACGAAATGACTGATCAGATGAACTGATTTTTTAATGGCGACAGCAGCAAAGCCTGCTCCTATTCCGACAATAATACTCAGAATCATCATAAATTGGCGATTGCTGACATGTCGAAGCCGCCAAATAAGAAATTGTTTGAACAGTGATTTGCGATTCATAAGACTTGGGTTAACCCTAGAAAGGTAATCAAATTTAATAATCCTGACTAATAAACTTTTTTAAATGATCAATGTTTAATCAATTGATAGAAATTTTAAACAAATAAGATTAACATTACACTAAAACAGACAAAATATGAACTTTAATAGACTTATGAAATTCTTTGTTTTTATACCTCTATTGTTCTTTGTTAGTAATATTCATGCACAATCAGGTGTGCTGAAAGGAGAAGTGCGCGATGCCTACACCAATAAACCTGTTCCTTTTGCAAGTGTGGTCATTTTTAATACCACCACAGGAACAATGACAGATACCTTGGGGCGATTTGAATTCCGTAATCTCGACCCCGGATTTATTCGCCTGCAGCTTTCATCTATCGGATATAAAAATGTGATAACAGAAGAATACAATATCTCTCAGGTACGAAATACAAGTGTGCAAATAAAAATGGAATCGACAGCTGAGTCTTTGGAGGAGGTGAAAATTACAGCTTCACCTTATGCTGTGAGGCCAGATGCCCCTGTGTCGTTAAGAAGAATAGGAATTGATCAGATAGAGAAAAGTGCCGGGGCTAATCGTGATATATCCAAGGTGATTCAATCATTTCCCGGAGTTGGATCTGCCAGTACTTTTCGTAATGATTTATTTGTACGCGGTGGCGGACCATCGGAGAATCGCTTTTTTATTGATGGTATTGAGATTCCAAATATTAATCACTTTGCAACACAGGGAGCCACAGGAGGTCCTGTTGGTATTTTAAATGTTGACTTTATCAGAGAGGTTGATTTTTATTCCAGTGCATTTCCTGCGGGCAAAGGTAATGCCCTAAGTTCTGTTTTTGAATTTAAGCAGATTGATGTTGATGTGGAAAAACCAACTTTTAAAGGAACGCTTGGAGCTTCTGAAATTTCACTTACGACCTTAGCTCCATTAAGTGAGAAAACCGGATTAATTGCATCAGTCAGACGTTCGTATCTACAGTTTTTATTCGCCGCTCTTGATTTGCCTTTTCTGCCAACTTTTACCGATTTTCAGTTTAAGACTGAGACCCGAATAGATGACCGGAATGAAATTTCATTTCTGGGTATTGGTGCCATTGATGTTTTTGAATTCAATAATGATGCAACACCTACTGAGGAAAACCAATATATAATCGGATATCTGCCTGTAAATAATCAATGGAATTATACCATTGGCACATCTTACAAGCATTATTTTGGTAACAGTTACCTGTCGATGTATCTCAGCAGAAATCATTTGAATAATGAAGCCATTAAATACGATGATAATATAGAGTCGCCCGAAAACCTGAATCTGAATTATATTTCAGATGAGATTGAGAATAAGTTCAGAACAGAATATACGGCACGTCCTAATCAGTGGACTATTAATGTGGGTGCAGGAGCTGAATATATCAACTACTACAACCGCACTTATAATAAGGTATTTATTGGAGGCGAACCATCTGAGATAAATTATAAATCGGAATTGAATTTTGTCAAGTATGCTTTGTTTGGATCTGTATCGCATCCTTTTTTCGATAACCGGCTTACCTTATCCGGAGGTGTCAGAATGGATGCCAACAGTTATTCCGATCAAATGAATAATATGCTAGATCAGTTCAGCCCAAGAGCATCTTTGTCGTTTATGATTTTGCCTGAATTTTATTTCAATGCCAATGTGGGGCGTTATTATCAGAACCCGTCATATACAACGATGGGTTACCGAAACAGTGACGGAGTATTGGTTAATAAGCAAAACGGGTTAAGTTATATTTCGTCTGATCATTTTGTGACTGGTTTTGAATTACGCCCCAATGATCATAGTAGAATGACACTGGAAGGCTTTTTTAAACTGTATGATAAGTATCCGTTCTCGGTACAGGATTCTATTTCGATGGCCAGCAAAGGTGGTGATTTTGGAGTTGTAGGAGACGAGGAAGTTACATCAACATCAAAAGGACGAGCCTATGGTTTTGAGGCTCTGTATCGCACTAAAACAAACAAAGGGTTAAATATGATTGCAGCCTATACTTTTGTACGCAGTGAATTTACCGATTACAAAGACGATTATGTGGCATCGGCATGGGATAGTCGACATTTGTTTACCATTACAGTAAATAAAACCCTGCAACGTAACTGGACTGTAGGCATGAAGTGGCGTTATGTAGGAGGTTTGCCGTATACACCTTACGACGGAGACAGATCATCGTTAAAAGTAGCATGGGATGCCCAATACAAGCAATATCTTGATTATTCGCAATACAATACCAGGCGATTGGAAGATTTTCATCAGCTGGATTTACGGGTTGATAAAACCTACAACCTTAAGAAGATGACTTTGGGTTTTTACATCGATATACAGAATGTGTATAATAATCAAGCTGCGCAGGCTCCCGAATTGATACAGCAACTGGATGAAAATGGTGAATCGATGATTGTAAATCCTAATGCCGAGTTGAACGAGCAGCGTTATGCAATGAAAGAGCTGAATGGTACTTCGGGTACTGTTTTGCCAACCATCGGTTTGTTAATCGAATTCTAAAAAAAAAGGTAACCCAAACGGGTTACCCTTCTAAAAATCCTAGTATACGAAGCATATCTTCAACTCGTTGTTCGTCTTTAAATAAGTAATCTCGAAGTAAACCATTTTCATCGCGCTCAATTACCACATGCTTAGGTGCGGGTATCAGGCAGTGCTTTAACCCACCGTAACCACTAATTGAGTCCTGGTAAGCTCCGGTGTGGAAGAAGCCTAGATATAAAGGCTCTTCGTTGGCATTAGCTATCTTAGGCATAAATACCTGCTGGTTCAAATCTTCTGTGTTATAATAATCAGAATGATCGCAGGTAATTCCACCGATGTTTACTTTCGAATATGATTTATCCCAATTGTTGATGGGTAATAGAATGAACTTTTCAAAAATACTCCAGCTGTCGGGTATGGTGGTCATCAAACTGTTATCGATGATGTACCAAAGCTCGGCATCGTTTTGTTGCTTCACCTCCAGAACCTTGAAAATGATGGCTCCTGACTCTCCAACGGTATATCTTCCGAATTCGGTAAAAATATCCGGATCATCAATACCTTCAGCTGTACATGTATCTTTGATGTTACGTACAATTTCATTGATGATGTAGTTGTAATCGTACTCAAAACCCAGGTTATTTCGAATTGGTAAACCACCACCAATGTTGAAAGCACTTAATGATTCACATTGTTTTTTCAACTCAACATAAAGGTTTAATCCTTTTTGGAATAATCCCCAGTAATAAAGTGTATCCTTAATACCGCTATCCACAAAATAATGAAGCATGCGAAGCTTCACTTTTGGGTTGTCGGCAATTTTTTCTTTGTAAAAGTTCATCACATCAGCCGGACGAATACCCATTCGTGAGGTATAGTATGCTGACTGAGGTTCTTCGTCAATCGCCATACGAATACCTACCTGAATGGTACCTTCAATTAATGGCATCAAACGATCTAATTCATGAAGGCTGTCAAGAACAACAATAAGGTTTTTAAAACCGGCATTGTGTAATTGTGCTATCTTTTGCAGATAACCATCAGTTTTATGTCCGTTCTGAACCAGCTTAATATTCTTGGTAATCAGTCCTTCATCGTGTAATTTAAGAATGATATCAAGGTCATAGCTGGATGATGTCTCAAGACTTACACCATATTTCAGTACTTCTTTGATGATAAAACTGAAGTGACTACTTTTTGTACAATAGCAATAATTGTATTTCCCTTTGTAACCATTGGCTTTAATGGATTTACTAAAAAGGTTTTTAACTCTCTTGACCTGTTCACCTATTCGAGGTAGATAAGAAATTTTTAAAGGTGTACCATATTTATCAATGATATGTTTTAATGATACATTATTGAAGTATAAATTTCCATTTTCAATATCAAAACCCGGTTGAGGGAAATAATAAGTTTGGTCAATAAGTTCGAAATACGATTGCCTCATTTCTGCACGTGTAAAATTATTGCTACTACATTAAAAGATGATTAAAAGCTAAACTTAAAAAAGTTCGGCAAAAATATAAATAGTTACCAATTATTTTTATCCATTACAGATAAATTAATTCAATGAAGTTAAATTAATTTTTTTGATCTAGTGGCTTGAAAGCCAGTGAATCTTGAATGTATTGTTAGGAAAATTAAAAAGCAGAGACAAATTTTGCCTCTGCTTTAAATATTTTTAAGAAAAATGTTCTAGTTTTTTAACTGCTCATCCAGGAATCGGAAGAACTCTCGTTGCCACAAAATTCCATTCTGACAAGAAAGTACCCAATGGTTTTCTTCAGGGAAGTAAAGGAATCTTGCAGGTATATCCATCATTCGGGCTGTGTTAAAAGCTCCCATTCCCTGCGTGTAAGGAATCCGGAAGTCCTTAGCACCATGAATAACAAGAATTGGAGTATCCCAGTTTTGAACAAACTTATGAGGTGAGTTTTCATAACTCTTCATAGCTGCTTTATTATCTTTATCCCAATAACTACCTTTATTGTCCCAGTTTACAAAAAACATTTCCTCAGTTATACTGTACATTTGCTCCAGATTGAAAATACCACAATGCGACACAAAGGCACTGAATCGTTTATTGTGATGACCGGCCAACCAATAAATGGAAAAACCACCATAACTGGCGCCAACGGCTCCAAGTTTATTTTTGTCAACAAATGGTTCTTTTGCAACGGCATCAATAGCTGAAAGGTAATCTTTCATATTCTGACCACCGTAATCACCGCTGATTTGTTCGTTCCATTCCTGACCAAAACCAGGCAAACCTCTACGGTTTGGAGCTACAATAATATAATCGTTGGCAGCCATCATCTGAAAGTTCCAGCGTAAGCTCCAGAACTGACTAACCATGCTTTGCGGACCACCCTGGCAATATAAAAGGGTAGGGTATTTTTTATTCGGATCGAAGTTAGGTGGGTAAATCACCCAGGTGAGCATATCTTTGTTATCGGTAGTTTTGATCCATCTTTTTTCAACATCTCCCATTTTTAACTGAGAAAGAAGAGGCTCATTAACCTTCGATATGTTTATTCCTTCTCCTGTTGCCGGATCAACTGAAATAATTTCGGTTGGATACTGCATTGAAGTACGGGTAGCAATCAGTTTGTCACCGGCAATATCGACAGAGTTATAGTTGTGAATTCCATCTGTTACTTTTGCATAAGAAGCATCAGTTAGATCAAAAGCATAAATTTCATTCGATCCTTTATCCTCCGAAGTGAACCAAAGTTTTTTTCCGTCTACACTCCAGGTAAGACCATGAACATTAAAGTCAATCTCTTTGCTGTAATCCGTTTTTGTTCCCGTTGCCAGATCCAGAATAAACAAGCGGTTTTTGTCGGCCTCGTAACCATCGCGTTCCATGCTTTCCCAGGCCATCAGATTTCCATCGGGTGAGAAAGTTGGCGCAATATCATAACCCATCATGCCTTCAGTAAGGTTTTTGGTGGTTTTGTCAGCAATCGAATATAAATAAATATCGCTGTTGGTTGAGAATGCAGAAGCTTTACCTTCCAGTTTTTTTGAAGTATACGCAATGTTTTTACCATCAGCAGTAAAACTAATCTGCTCCATGCCACCAAAAGGTTTGAGTGGGGAGTGATATTTTTCACCTTCCATAATGTCGGTGGCCGAACCAACTGTTGAACCGTTGGCATAATCGATATAAAACACGTGACTGTAGGTGAAATCATGCCAGCTGTCCCAATGGCGATACATTAAGTCATCTTCAATTCGGGCATCTGCCAACGGTAAATCAGGGTAAAGATCGTGAATGGTTTCATCCAGTTTTACACTCTGTGTGAAAACTAGTTTATCCATTGTTGGCGAATATTTATAGCCTTCAATACCCCCTTTGATATGCGTTACCTGAGTGGGTTTTGAACCATCCGGATTCATTTCCCAAAGCTGAACATCGCCTGATGCAGACGACAGATAAGCAATCTTCTGTCCGTCGGGGCGCCAGCTAACCTCAAATTCATTTGCGTAAGTAGACGTTATTTGTTTGAATTCGCCACCTTCTGCAGGCAGGGTGTAAATATCAGTATAGGTTCTGTTTTCTTCAATCTTGGTGTACGAAACCGTAAAAACCACTGTTTTACCATCGGGTGATACAGACACATTTCCAACACGACCCAACGACCAAAGAACTTCGGGTGTCATTATTTCACTTTCTACTTTTAAGTCGCGGTTGTTAAAGGTTGGTTTTTCGGCTGTTTGTGGACTACTACACGATATCAATAATCCAACAAGGCCCAAAAAATAGATATACTTCTTCATGTAATTATAAGTTTTTGATGAATTTTGTTTTTAAGTTAATATGATGATAAGGTATTGACTTGCGTTGTTTTCTGACCAATAAATGCGGTTTTAAAAGTAACATCTTTCTGAATATTAAGTTGTGAGAATTATCATGGAAATGATTCCTTAATATCAGAAACATGTTTTCCCCTTGCTT contains:
- a CDS encoding chloride channel protein → MKKVNQLLGQFLVWRVKNINQKHFILILSLLVGIFSGLAAVILKNAIHFIQTLLTNNFKVEHMNYLYLAYPIIGIFITLIIVKYVIKDSLGHGVSKILYAISKRGGHIKTHNNYSSILTSSFTIGFGGSVGAEAPIVLTGASIGSTLGRLFRMNTKTIVLLVGCGSAGAIAGIFKAPIAGLVFTLEVLMLDLTMASIVPLLISAVTSATVAYFFLGKGVEFTFALEAPFLLNNIPYYAGLGIAAGFISLYFTRGVMGVEKHLGVIKNPFTKWITGGAVLSLLIFLFPPLYGEGYHTITELLNGNSAEVLNESLFYPLHDNIWALLGFLALLIIFKVFATAVTTGSGGIGGIFAPTLFMGGVTGYFFARLANTLGFVNLPTSHFTLVGMAGLMAGVMHAPLTAIFLIAEITNGYGLFIPLMITSTIAYLTIMYFEPHSIYTKRLAQKGELITHHKDKAVLTMMRLDKVLETEFKTVYPEMTLGDLTKVVSKSKRNIFPVVDHADKLKGYITLSDIRSIIFNHDLYNETTVEELMELPPAVIEHDENMDNVMKKFEETGAWNLPVCENGKYLGFVSKSKIFSVYRRVLIHFSDE
- a CDS encoding chloride channel protein; this encodes MMILSIIVGIGAGFAAVAIKKSVHLISHFVHTYLGQEHGYIYLISPTVGIFLTVLFIKYVIRRPVRHGIPNVLYAISKNEGKMNRHNMFSSIVTSALTVGFGGSVGLEGPTVSTGAAIGSNVGQLFRLNYRQIKLLLGCACAAAMSAIFKAPIAAIVFSLEVIMLDLTLAAIVPILLASISAVIVSYIFMGQEVVYPFELVHTYEMIDLVYYVILGIVAGFVSSYFTRIYIFMEKWFEKLEKHRIRLPVGGALLGILLFFFPALYGEGYDVINSALSGNTSFIFENTIFQNWSGSIWAVFILLSVIIAFKVVATSLTFGSGGVGGIFAPTLFMGANTGLLFANIVNKLGFHQLPIQNFALIGMAGLIAGVLQAPLTGLFLIADLTGGYEMFLPLMITATASFATAKTFERHSVYTHLLATRKELLTHDKDQAVLTMMEVKNLIETDFATIDPKATLGDLVSVVSDAHRNLFPVVDSNGRMHGMIKMDDIRKIIFKPELYKTTMVKDLMYMPEYFISPDDSMEDLVEMFRKSSRFNIAVIDHGKYLGFISRANAFTAYRNQLKMFSGDY
- a CDS encoding tRNA-dihydrouridine synthase; the encoded protein is MEKGVKTGKENYWKSINEPIWALAPMEDVTDTVFREVVLRLSRPGNVHLLFSEFLSTDGFCHPVGKEKVLHRFFINLEERELAREMNVKLVAQIWGTDPEKFYQTAKYIAEETDFDGIDINMGCPMKNIIKKGACSALINTPDLAREIITATKEASDLPLSVKTRIGFKSVVTESWISTLLQSEIDALIVHGRIQKMMSEGEADWTQIAKAVELRNKINPKIKLLGNGDVLSIDDSNQKVREFGVDGVMIGRGIFHNPWLYNQGHEPGMEERLQALLLHARLYAKTWTGEKNWSILKRFFKIYTNSFKGAAHLRAELMETHGIDEVETIVKEFKEDVKRREQEAE
- a CDS encoding co-chaperone GroES family protein, encoding MSLGIDHADLEKFILVGDRILIKPKSPEKKTKTGLYLPPGVQEKERIHSGYIVKVGPGFPIPVVAKLEEPWMKKDDKIKYLPLQPKEGNLAIYL
- a CDS encoding NUMOD4 domain-containing protein, whose product is MKPKLNTRKLRKIEDEQWKQLTFTDKKYEISNYGRIKSYCYDKENGRIVKLGNIKGFYNVSLRVEGKKKSYLVHKLTAEYFVDKTNPEQDVVIHLDWNKQNNYHTNLKWVTKEESYKRMHKVLQEARKKAGKVVTSSKLSIDDVAVIKGMLEKGVKQNLIAKLFCVSEMQVSRIARKENWAEIEPKMD
- a CDS encoding TonB-dependent receptor, which translates into the protein MNFNRLMKFFVFIPLLFFVSNIHAQSGVLKGEVRDAYTNKPVPFASVVIFNTTTGTMTDTLGRFEFRNLDPGFIRLQLSSIGYKNVITEEYNISQVRNTSVQIKMESTAESLEEVKITASPYAVRPDAPVSLRRIGIDQIEKSAGANRDISKVIQSFPGVGSASTFRNDLFVRGGGPSENRFFIDGIEIPNINHFATQGATGGPVGILNVDFIREVDFYSSAFPAGKGNALSSVFEFKQIDVDVEKPTFKGTLGASEISLTTLAPLSEKTGLIASVRRSYLQFLFAALDLPFLPTFTDFQFKTETRIDDRNEISFLGIGAIDVFEFNNDATPTEENQYIIGYLPVNNQWNYTIGTSYKHYFGNSYLSMYLSRNHLNNEAIKYDDNIESPENLNLNYISDEIENKFRTEYTARPNQWTINVGAGAEYINYYNRTYNKVFIGGEPSEINYKSELNFVKYALFGSVSHPFFDNRLTLSGGVRMDANSYSDQMNNMLDQFSPRASLSFMILPEFYFNANVGRYYQNPSYTTMGYRNSDGVLVNKQNGLSYISSDHFVTGFELRPNDHSRMTLEGFFKLYDKYPFSVQDSISMASKGGDFGVVGDEEVTSTSKGRAYGFEALYRTKTNKGLNMIAAYTFVRSEFTDYKDDYVASAWDSRHLFTITVNKTLQRNWTVGMKWRYVGGLPYTPYDGDRSSLKVAWDAQYKQYLDYSQYNTRRLEDFHQLDLRVDKTYNLKKMTLGFYIDIQNVYNNQAAQAPELIQQLDENGESMIVNPNAELNEQRYAMKELNGTSGTVLPTIGLLIEF